The Helicobacter sp. MIT 21-1697 genome segment TTTGGGTAGAGGGTAATGTATCAAAATGGTATATATGTTCTTTAAGGAGCGCAATAAAAGAAGTTGTAAAAAAGCCTTGTGATGCATTTGAGTTATTGGGACTCTCTTGTGAGTTTAGCATAATATATCACCCACATTCAGTCGTTTGCCGCGCAAATAAATTGCAGCAGTGAGCCTTTCTTTTCCCTCTTGCTGTAATGCACCAATGCATACGCTTCCTTGCTTGCAGCCTATAACAATACCTTGAGTGTCAATGTTTAGAATCTCTCCCATTTTGTGTGAATGAGTAGATTCTATAAGGGTAACATCAAAGAGTTTCAGTATGTAACCTTTTGTGCTTTTGATAAAAATATGGGGCCACTCACAATATGCTAAATATTTATAATACACATTTGTAGCGCAGCTTAAATCTACATAGCCATCAGATTTTTTAATTTTAGTGCAATAGCTTGTATCTGCATTGATTTGCTCTAATGGCTCAATCTCTTGTAAATGTGTGAGAACATATAATGCGAGTTTTGACCCTGCATAGCTTAGTTGAGCAGAGAGTTGAGTGATATTTTGTCGTGTATTTGGCACATAATGTAGTCCTAAAATTGCTCCTTTATCAAGTTCTTCATTCATTTTGATAGCACTTACCCCAAAATAGAGAGGTTGAGTAAGTATCATTTGTTGAATCGGACTTGCACCGCGCCATAAAGGTAAAATTGAGGCGTGAATATTAATACAGGGTGCAATGTCTAAAAATGCTCTAGGCAATATTTTTCCATAAGCTACCACGAGTATCATATCAGGTTTTAATGCTTGAATATGGGCAGTAAATGCTTCATCAATCTTGTTAGGTTGTAAAATTTCTATACCCAAATGGGCGAAACTTTCTTTAGTATGAGGAGCTTTAAGCTCACCTTTGCGCCCAAATGGCTTATCAGGCTGACAGATAAGGGCGAGAATCTTAAATATATTGCTTTCTATTATAGGTGCAAATATTGCCGATGCAAATGCAGGCGTTCCAGCCAAAATGAGTGTCATATAAATGTCTTTATATCTTGAGAATCTGCGGGACAAAAAAGTGTGCCTGAACTTTGTTTCTTATGCAAAAGAAAGTCTCTTAATACATCAAGTTTGCGTCCGTGGCTTAAAAACATCATACATTTGCGTTGAAGTAAAAAGTCTGCCGCGATGAGTTTTGTAACAATCCCTCCTGTGGCAAAATCTCCGTGTGGGCTATGAGTTTGCTCTAATGCGCTTGCAGGGATAGAATGCACGATAGGGAGGATTTGTGCATCATCGTATTGATGAGGGTTTTTGTCAAAATAGCCATCAATATCGCTTAAAATAATAAGGAGTTTTGCACCAAAATAATATGTTACATACGCGCCAAGCCTATCATTGTCGCCAAAAACCATTTCATCTGTGGCGATAGTATCATTTTCATTAATGATAGGTAGCACATTATGTGCTAAAAGGGTATCAATCGTATCTTTTGCAAAAGCTGTATTTCGGCGAGAATCAAAATCACGCCACACAAGAAGCAATTGTGCAGTAGGAATACCATAATCTTTCAATGCCTCACGATAAGATTCCATTAATAAAGGCTGTCCAATACTTGCAAGAGCTTGTTTGTTTTGCAAAGAGTTTCTCTCTATATGGAGTGTAGTATGTCCGCTTGCTACAGCCCCAGAGCTAACAAGAATGACATCATAACGCACTTTAAGCTCACTGATAATGTGTGCAAGTGCTTTAATTTGCATTTTATCAATGATTTTGCCATTGCAGAGATTTGAAGAGCCAATTTTAAGAACTATTCGTGGCTTTTGCATATTGAGAATCTCCATTATAATTTGTAGTATAAGTGTAAAAGCAGATTATATCCTTAAGTCGCTTAAAAACACTTCTTTAAATTATAATTTGTATCGTAGTTGTAACGAATAACTTGCTCCAGCTACTTGGTAAAAATCATAATAGCGATTGTTGGTAATATTAGCAAAACTTGCAGATATATCAATACCATTTTTAAAATTATAGCCACACTTGGCATTGAGCGTAAATTGAGATTCGTAATTACCATAGGTGTCGCTTAAAGCGGGAGTATTAAGATCATCAGCATAAAATGCGGGCGCATAATATGCCCACATTGAAGCATATAATCCATATTGTGGAAGATAATTAAGTGCGATATTTACCATATGTTTTGGTGTTGCTGCGAGTTGTTTGCCCTCTGTATCTTTTTTTGCATTATTTTTGATAATCGTAGCAAGGGTGAGGGTATAATTGCTTTCTATATACAAATCACTAAGAATAGGCACTTGTGCGCTTATTTCTACGCCATGAATGCGTCCGCGCCCAGCATTGACATTTTGATAAGGATTATTTTCCTTGCCTGTGCCAGAGCGATATATCATATCCCATAGCTCTGTATCATAATAATAGAATTTTCCCTCAAATCCTTTATGTTGGTATTCTACGCCAATATCAAAGCTCAATGCACTCTCTTGTTTCAAATCGGGATTAATCTTCCAATATGTATTAGAATGTGTGAATTGATACATATCACGCATAGTTGGCATTCTAAAGCCAGAACCAATGGAGCTTTTAAGTATGATATTTTGCAAAAAGTTTGGAGCATAATTAATGGAGGCTTTAGGACTAAACACAGAGGATATTGCTCCTTGATTGTTGCGATTTGTTGCAGGATTATTATTATCTAAGAGGTATCCATCAAAGTTTTTCCAATAATCATAACGCATTCCAAGAGTGCTAGAGAGATGAGGCAACCACTCTGAATCTACGCTCATATAAGCAGAAGCGACAAAGGCTTTCCCGCCATAGCTACGATAGACATCAGTGCGGCTTTTGTAGTCTTTCCAGTTTGTCATATTGGCATTAAGTTGTGTAAATGTGTAATAACGAAATTGCATTGCGGTGTTTAAAGAATGAATAGAGTTTAAATTGACACGATAGAACATATCAAGATAATTACTTGTAGAATCTATATCTTGTGTTGTCCCTGCACCACCATATCTATCGCCTTCTCCTTGTTTTGCATCTTGCCAGAGGCTAAAAAGATTTAATGTTGAAAAAGCAATTTTAAAATAAGATTCTAAAAAATCGTGTTGATAGGTGAGATTCCCTAATAAATGTGAATATGTCCCCATACCACCAAGTCCAGAGCCCACAAAATAATCTTTGCCATTGATAAGATGAATGTCTTGTCCAGCGCTATCTTTGACAGAGCTTTTAAAATGTCCAAAGGTGTAGTTGTGATTAGAAAAGCTTATCATACTTGAGAGCATATCAGAATCACTTATATCATATTCTGCCCTCAAACGAATGTCATAAATAGCGTAGTCTCGTCTGCCACCATCACCAAGAATATGATTTCCTGCTTTATCGGTGGGTATATTGATATTATTTGGTGCTGTTTCAGAGCTTGGAAGTAGAGTAGGGAAACTAGAATATCCATCGCTATGTGTAAGTCCTGCGCTAAGCTTTACTCTCAATCTTTTATCTATAAATACATCACCCACACTTGCAAATGCACGAATGAGATTTTTTTCGGCGGTGTCTTTATACAATTCATTGCCATAGCTAAGTAGAAATTGAGATTGGAATTGTGTAGGCATAGCAGTGATGAAATGAACTACGCCACCAATTGCTCCAGCACCATAGAGGCTAGAAAGCGCTCCACGAGCTACCTCTACGCGTTCTACATCATAGAGGGAAATTTGATTTAAGATTCTATTCTCTCCCTCTAAATCACTTAGAATCACGCCATCAAGCATAAGGAGAGTGCCATAATTAATGCCACGAATTTTCACTTTTGGACGCGGATTAAATCCTACATCATTATCTACACGCACACCAGAAAGCTTTTTAATTGTATCAGTGATTTTAGTATTTGGTATATATTGAATGTGTTTGTTATCTACCACACTTACATTGCTCGGGATTTTTTCCACATCAGTTGCAAGCGTATTGCCTGTAATAATTGATTTATTGAGAGTGTAAGATTGCATTGAATAAGCAAAACCCATACAAAATGCAAGGTTACATAGGATTTTAAACATCATTTATCCTTTCATATTTTAATATTATTGTAGCATATAGGCTAATTAAATATTACTTAATTAATTTTTTTATGTAATAAATATGATATACTATAATATTTTAGATATTTTGAAGTTATATTTGAAAAGATTAAGGGTATTGAACGAGGAGAAAATATGCGTGTCATAGTAATAGTTTTTATTTGTATAGGTGTATTGTGGGGAAAAAATACATTGATTATGGCAGTGTCTGAAAATATAGGCGCACTGAATCCACAAGGTTATCAAGGTAATGCAATGTTTGCGCAAAATGCTATTTATGAGGGTTTGGTGCGTGTAGATAAGCAAGGGAAAATTATACCAAGCTTGGCACTTTCGTGGCATATAAGCCAAGATGGTTTAAGTTATGAATTTACATTGCGTGAGGGAGTGAAGTTTTCAAATGGTGAAACATTTAATGCTGATGCAGTGGTGCTCAATTTTCAATCTATCCTTAAAAATAGAGCAAGGCATTCGTGGAGTGGCTTGGCTATGGCAATTAAAGACATACAAAAAGTGAGTGAATACAAAGTGCGTCTCCTCCTCAAGCACCCATATAGTCCAACGCTTAATGAGCTCTCTGTAGCACGTCCTTTTAGATTCTTAGCTCCGAGTGCAATGCCTAAGGACTTAGATTTGATTAAGCACAATCCAAAGCCTATTGGCACAGGGGCTTATATGTTAAGTGATTCTAAACTTGGCGTGAGCGATACATTACTTAAGAATCCACATTATTGGGATAAAGAGGCTTATAATGGAATTTATTATGATGAGGTTATTTTAAAGGTAATTTTTGACCCTAATGCTAAGCTTGCGGCACTTAAATCAAAACAAATAGATATGATTTATGGATATGACCAGATTCCATTAGAAATATTTAAAAATATGCAAAATGATAAACATTTTAATACTTACCTTAGCCCTTCTATTTATAGCACGAGCCTTGTCATTAATTCTGCTTCGCCCATTCTTGCTTTGAGCAATGAGAAGTCTTCGCAGAGTTTGCGCAAAATTATTGCGCTTGGCATTGATAAAGCAAAAATTACTCAAGCAGTCTATGGGGGATTACAAGAGAGGGCAGATATGATTTTTGCACCTACTTTTGTTCATTCACTTGGCTCACATAATGCCCCAAAAATACTTCCCTATAAACCAAAAGAGGCTAAAGGGGCTATCGCATTACTCTTACAAGATTCTCAAGCTGTCTTATTGCGCCATAGAGGTGTAGAGATACTTTTTAGTGGAGATAATCCAGCCCATAAGATGATGGCAGAAATTTTACAAAGTGAGTTTAAAACCATTGGTATCAAAGCGCGTTTAAGTGCAAGTGAGCCCACCATTTATCGTAATCGCTTGGTTAAGGGCGCATTTGATATGGCTTTTAGTGAGACTTGGGGTGCGCCCTATGAGCCTTTGAGTATGCTGTATTCTATGCTCATTCCTAGTCATATTGATTTTGCAGCACAAGCAGGTTTAAGTCAAAAACCTTATATTGATAAGCTCATTAGAGAACTCATTGCTCTTAATCCTCGCTCTCAAATATTTTATACCACCTTGAGTGAAGTAATAGCCCTATTGCAAGAGAGTGGTGTGTATATCCCGCTCACTTATCAAAGAAATAAGGCAATCGCCCATAAGAAAATTAAAGGCATTAAAATGGGTGTGGTAAGCTATGAAGTGCCATTTTGGGAAATGTATGAATAAACAAAGGTAAGGTATGAAACGTATTATTTTGTATAGAATCTTATCTCTCGTGCCTATTATGCTTATAACTTCTTTTGGGGTATTTTGTTTGTTAAGATTGGGTGGGAGCGACCCTGTAATGGCATATATCATTCATTCAAATCTCCCTGCTACTCCCGAACTTATTACAGAAATTACACATAGTTTTGGACTTGATAAACCACTTTTGGAGCAATATTTTACTTGGCTGTGCAATGCGCTAAGGCTTGATTTTGGTATTTCTTATATGAATGGGCGAAGCGTAAGTGCGGATTTTTTATATTTTTTGCCCAATACCCTCATACTTGTGGCTTGTGGCTTTGGATTAACTTTTTTGTGTTCTGTGCCGCTTGGGATTATAAGTGTGTATTATCATAATAAATTACCTGATTTTTTGATTAGATTTTTTTGTTTTGTGGGTGTGAGTATGCCAAATTTTTGGCTCGCATTTTTGCTTATTTTGGTTTTTAGTGTATATCTTAACTGGTTACCCGCAGTTGGTATGGAGGGCGTGCAGAGCTTTATTTTGCCAAGTATAAGCATTGCGCTGATGTCTATATGTATTAATGCGCGACTTATCCGAGCAAATATGCTTGAAGTGCAAAAAGAGAGGCATATTATTTATGCAAAAATGCGTGGTGTTAATGGGTGGAGACTTCATATAAAACATATTTTTTATAATGCTTTTCTCCCTATTCTTACAGCAATGGGTATGCACATTGGTGAGCTCCTTGGTGGTGCGCTTGTGATAGAGAGTGTATTTGC includes the following:
- a CDS encoding methionyl-tRNA formyltransferase, coding for MTLILAGTPAFASAIFAPIIESNIFKILALICQPDKPFGRKGELKAPHTKESFAHLGIEILQPNKIDEAFTAHIQALKPDMILVVAYGKILPRAFLDIAPCINIHASILPLWRGASPIQQMILTQPLYFGVSAIKMNEELDKGAILGLHYVPNTRQNITQLSAQLSYAGSKLALYVLTHLQEIEPLEQINADTSYCTKIKKSDGYVDLSCATNVYYKYLAYCEWPHIFIKSTKGYILKLFDVTLIESTHSHKMGEILNIDTQGIVIGCKQGSVCIGALQQEGKERLTAAIYLRGKRLNVGDILC
- the proB gene encoding glutamate 5-kinase; translation: MQKPRIVLKIGSSNLCNGKIIDKMQIKALAHIISELKVRYDVILVSSGAVASGHTTLHIERNSLQNKQALASIGQPLLMESYREALKDYGIPTAQLLLVWRDFDSRRNTAFAKDTIDTLLAHNVLPIINENDTIATDEMVFGDNDRLGAYVTYYFGAKLLIILSDIDGYFDKNPHQYDDAQILPIVHSIPASALEQTHSPHGDFATGGIVTKLIAADFLLQRKCMMFLSHGRKLDVLRDFLLHKKQSSGTLFCPADSQDIKTFI
- a CDS encoding ABC transporter permease subunit codes for the protein MKRIILYRILSLVPIMLITSFGVFCLLRLGGSDPVMAYIIHSNLPATPELITEITHSFGLDKPLLEQYFTWLCNALRLDFGISYMNGRSVSADFLYFLPNTLILVACGFGLTFLCSVPLGIISVYYHNKLPDFLIRFFCFVGVSMPNFWLAFLLILVFSVYLNWLPAVGMEGVQSFILPSISIALMSICINARLIRANMLEVQKERHIIYAKMRGVNGWRLHIKHIFYNAFLPILTAMGMHIGELLGGALVIESVFALPGIGLYSIQGIANHDYPVIECFIVVLSFCFVLCNGVVDVFYGLLDPRIRKQMENTQNASKEGI
- a CDS encoding TonB-dependent receptor — encoded protein: MFKILCNLAFCMGFAYSMQSYTLNKSIITGNTLATDVEKIPSNVSVVDNKHIQYIPNTKITDTIKKLSGVRVDNDVGFNPRPKVKIRGINYGTLLMLDGVILSDLEGENRILNQISLYDVERVEVARGALSSLYGAGAIGGVVHFITAMPTQFQSQFLLSYGNELYKDTAEKNLIRAFASVGDVFIDKRLRVKLSAGLTHSDGYSSFPTLLPSSETAPNNINIPTDKAGNHILGDGGRRDYAIYDIRLRAEYDISDSDMLSSMISFSNHNYTFGHFKSSVKDSAGQDIHLINGKDYFVGSGLGGMGTYSHLLGNLTYQHDFLESYFKIAFSTLNLFSLWQDAKQGEGDRYGGAGTTQDIDSTSNYLDMFYRVNLNSIHSLNTAMQFRYYTFTQLNANMTNWKDYKSRTDVYRSYGGKAFVASAYMSVDSEWLPHLSSTLGMRYDYWKNFDGYLLDNNNPATNRNNQGAISSVFSPKASINYAPNFLQNIILKSSIGSGFRMPTMRDMYQFTHSNTYWKINPDLKQESALSFDIGVEYQHKGFEGKFYYYDTELWDMIYRSGTGKENNPYQNVNAGRGRIHGVEISAQVPILSDLYIESNYTLTLATIIKNNAKKDTEGKQLAATPKHMVNIALNYLPQYGLYASMWAYYAPAFYADDLNTPALSDTYGNYESQFTLNAKCGYNFKNGIDISASFANITNNRYYDFYQVAGASYSLQLRYKL
- a CDS encoding nickel ABC transporter substrate-binding protein; its protein translation is MRVIVIVFICIGVLWGKNTLIMAVSENIGALNPQGYQGNAMFAQNAIYEGLVRVDKQGKIIPSLALSWHISQDGLSYEFTLREGVKFSNGETFNADAVVLNFQSILKNRARHSWSGLAMAIKDIQKVSEYKVRLLLKHPYSPTLNELSVARPFRFLAPSAMPKDLDLIKHNPKPIGTGAYMLSDSKLGVSDTLLKNPHYWDKEAYNGIYYDEVILKVIFDPNAKLAALKSKQIDMIYGYDQIPLEIFKNMQNDKHFNTYLSPSIYSTSLVINSASPILALSNEKSSQSLRKIIALGIDKAKITQAVYGGLQERADMIFAPTFVHSLGSHNAPKILPYKPKEAKGAIALLLQDSQAVLLRHRGVEILFSGDNPAHKMMAEILQSEFKTIGIKARLSASEPTIYRNRLVKGAFDMAFSETWGAPYEPLSMLYSMLIPSHIDFAAQAGLSQKPYIDKLIRELIALNPRSQIFYTTLSEVIALLQESGVYIPLTYQRNKAIAHKKIKGIKMGVVSYEVPFWEMYE